In Desulfofustis limnaeus, the genomic stretch GCGCCGGCCATCTCTCCCTGGCCGCGGCCCTGTCCCTGTTCGGCCTGTTGTTAGGCGTCGGCTCAGCGGCGGCGCTGCATCTGCTACTCAGGCATCATCCGGAACGATAGCCTCCGGCCAAGCCCCACGTGGTAGCACTTTTTCTCTTTCTTTCGAATATTTGCTCAATGTGTGATAGATTTCTTTTGACAAGACCGATTGCGGACCTTATCTCTATTTAAGTTTTTTATTAACAACTGACGCCCCCTGCCGGGTCGCCGATTCGATGGACATCTCATGAGCCTTTGCCAGACCCTGTCAAAAGCGCTCCTGCTGACCGGAGCCATGATATTCCTGTTGGTACATCCCCTGGCGGCAGCTTCGCCGCCGACAACCTGGTCGGCCCGGGAGGCAGTGATCTTCGCCCTGCGCAACAGTCCCGACAGTCGCATCGCTGAACAGCGAATCGAAGCCGCCCGCGCCGCCCGGCAACAAGCGGACGCGGTCTTCCGCCCCCAGGTCAGCCTCGGCGCCGGTTACAGCCAAACCGACAACCCGATGCTGGCCTTCGGCTCCATTCTCAACCAGGGCGGGTTCAACCCCGGTCTGGACTTCAATGACCCGGGCCGCACCGACAACCTCGGCGTCCAGGCAGAAGTCCGCTACCGTTTCTATAACGGTGGTCGTGACCAGGCTCGAAGCGAGGCTCTGGAGGCCCTGCTCCAGGCCAGCCACAACGATCGGACCGCCGCCTGGCATCGTCTCGGCGCTGAAGTGATCAGGTCCTATCAGACCATCGTCCTCGCCCAGGAACAACTGTCGGCACGGCAGGCCGAACTGGAGTCCATAACCGCCTCCCTGGACGTGGCTTCAGCCCGCTACCAAGCGGGAGACATGCTGCGCGCCGATCTGCTCCATTTTGAAGTGCAACAGGCGCGGGCCAGTGAACAGCTGATCGTGGCCAGTCACCAGCTGGAACTGGCCAAGAAAATCTTTCTCAACCTGCTCGGACTACCCGAGACCCCGGTCCACCTGACGCCGCAGCAGAGCGACGAGCAACTGCCGCCGGAGCCCGCCACGTATCGCCAACGTCCGGAAATTTTGACGCTGAGCGCAAAAATCATGGCCGCCGAGGCGGAGCTGACGGCCGCCCGAGGCGCCTTGCACCCGACCCTGGACGGTTTCGCCGGCTACCACTACGACCGTGGCTGGGAAACGGGCGGCGACGGTTCGTCTTGGATCGCCGGAGTGCAGCTGCAGTACGACCTCTACGACGGCGGTCGGCGCACCGGCAATATCGCCCAGAAGACGGCACAACTCACTGAACTCAAGGAACACTTGACCAAGCTGGAGCTGGCCGTCAACCTGCAAATCCAGGAGGCGCTGCTCAACCAGCGGCAGGCCGCCGAGCAACGAAGGGTGACCGACAAGATGGTACAGCTGGCCCGGGAAAGCGCCCAGCTCAACCGGGAGCGATTCCAGCAGGGAGTCATCCTGGTATCGGATCTGATCGACAGCGAAGTGCGGCTCACCGATGCCCTCGTCCGCCAGTCGGCGGCCCGCACCAATTGCCGCACCGCCGTCGCCCTGCTGCGCCAGGCTGTCGGTCTGCAACAGTTTGCCCCCACCACCGAAGAACTTCTGGAGAGCCAACCATGACGACGTTTTTTCGTTCGCTGCTTCTTTGCAGCATCCCCCTGCTGTTGCTGGCCGCGACCGTTGCCTGTTCATCCGACCAGCACCGCCAGCAGGCCACCGCCGAGCAATTGCCACCGGTAGCGGTGCAGGTGACCACCGTCGAAAAACAGGTCCCGGCCCGTCAGGTCGAGGTCATGGGGACCATCCAGGCGGCCGAGAGCGCCTCCATAGCCGCCCGGATCAGCGGCAACATCGTCGAGTTGCCGGTAAACCTCGGCTCCCGGGTGGCCGCAGGCGAACGATTGGTGACGCTCAGCGCCGGCGAAATCAATGCCCAACTGCTGCAGGCCCAAGCCCAGTTCGAGCAGGCCGAACGCAACCTGGCGCGGGAGAGAGGGTTGCTGCAGAGAAACGCCGCCACCGCCGAGACGGTGCGCACCCTCGAGGATACTAAACGAATCGCCGAAGCGGCCCTGACAGAAGCGCGCACCATGCTCGATTACACGATCATCGAAGCGCCTTTTGATGGCATCATCACCCGCAAGATGGCCAACATCGGCGACCTGGCGACACCCGGCAAGCCCTTGCTGCAGCTGGAAAACGAGACCGAGCTGCAGGTCATTGCCGATGTGCCGGAATCGCTGGTGCTCGGGCTGAGCATCGGCGAGAGATTACCCATTGCCCTGCCCGCCGCCGGCCTGCAGATCAACGGCCGGATCATCGAGATCGCCCCGGCCGCCGACCCGCGCTCCCGCACCGCTCCGGTCAAGCTCGCCATTGAGGCCAACGAGCGTATCCGCTCCGGCCAGTTCGTCCGGGTCAGCCTGCCGAGCAGTGAGGGCACGGCCTTTTTCGTGCCGCAACAGGCCGTTCTCCCCTACGGCCAAATGGAGCGACTGTTTCTGGTGAACGGCGACAAGGCCCGGCTGCAGCTGGTCAAGACCGGCCTGCGCAGGGACGGTCAGGTGGAGATCCTGGCCGGCGTCAACGCCGGAGACCGGGTCATCATCGCCGGTCATGACCACCTTCGTGACGGACAGTCGATCACCGTCGACTGATTTGTCCCCAGCATCTGATTGAACCCGTAAACGGATCGTTATGAAAAGCAAGGACCTGGAACATCCCGGCTTCGCCGGCCGGCTGGCCGCCGCCTTCATCGACTCGAAGCTGACGCCGCTGGGCATCATCGCCTCGCTGCTGCTCGGCATCCTGGCCGTGGTCATGCTCCCCCGAGAAGAGGAACCGCAGATCAAGGTGCCGATGATCGACGTGATGGTGGCCATGGAGGGCGCCACCCCGAAGGAGATCGAGGAGCAGGTGACCATTCCCATGGAGAAACTGCTCTACGAGTTGCCCAACGTCGAATACATCTACTCCACCTCGATGGCCGGCAGGAGCCTGCTCATTGTCCGCTTTTACGTGGGCGCCGATCTGGAGACCGCCATCGTCCGGCTGAACCAGAAGCTGGCCACCAACTTCGACCGCATCCCGCACAACGTCTCGAGGCCGCTGGTCAAGCCGCACACCATCGACGACGTGCCGATCCTGGCTTTGACCCTGCACAGTAAGACCTACGATCACTACCAGCTGCGGCGCCTGGCCGCCCAGGTAGATGACGCCATCAAGAACATCCCCTCGGTGGCGGAGACGGCTCTGATCGGCGGCACCAAGCGCCAGGTGACGGTCCGGCTCGACCCGCTGCAGCTCGCCTCACGCGACTTGTCGATCACCGAACTGGTGCCGATGCTGCAGCAGGCCAACCGACAACGCTACAGCGGTGTGCTCACCGGCGCCAACCGGGAGATCGAGTTGCAGACCGGCACCTTTCTCACCAGCGTCGAGGAAGTGGGCCGCATCGTCGTCGGCGTCTACGGCGGCAAACCGGTGTACCTGGAGGAAGTGGCCGACATCATCGATGGACCGGAAGAACCGTCCACCTACGTGCTGTACGGCGCCCCCGACCGGCACGACCCGGAGGCGGCGGTCACCCTGTCGATCGCCAAGCGTCCCGGCGCCAATGCCGTCAGTGTCGTTCAGACGGTGCTGGAAAAGGTGGATACCCTGAAAGGAACGCTCATCCCGTCCGACATCGAGGTCAGCGTCACCCGCGACTACGGCGCCACCGCCGCGGAGAAATCCAACGAACTGCTGCTGCACATGGCCATCGCCGTCTTTGGCGTAGCCCTGCTGATTCTCATCTTCCTCGGCTGGCGCGAGTCGATGGTGGTCATGTTGGCGATCCCCTCGA encodes the following:
- a CDS encoding efflux RND transporter periplasmic adaptor subunit; protein product: MTTFFRSLLLCSIPLLLLAATVACSSDQHRQQATAEQLPPVAVQVTTVEKQVPARQVEVMGTIQAAESASIAARISGNIVELPVNLGSRVAAGERLVTLSAGEINAQLLQAQAQFEQAERNLARERGLLQRNAATAETVRTLEDTKRIAEAALTEARTMLDYTIIEAPFDGIITRKMANIGDLATPGKPLLQLENETELQVIADVPESLVLGLSIGERLPIALPAAGLQINGRIIEIAPAADPRSRTAPVKLAIEANERIRSGQFVRVSLPSSEGTAFFVPQQAVLPYGQMERLFLVNGDKARLQLVKTGLRRDGQVEILAGVNAGDRVIIAGHDHLRDGQSITVD
- a CDS encoding TolC family protein; this encodes MSLCQTLSKALLLTGAMIFLLVHPLAAASPPTTWSAREAVIFALRNSPDSRIAEQRIEAARAARQQADAVFRPQVSLGAGYSQTDNPMLAFGSILNQGGFNPGLDFNDPGRTDNLGVQAEVRYRFYNGGRDQARSEALEALLQASHNDRTAAWHRLGAEVIRSYQTIVLAQEQLSARQAELESITASLDVASARYQAGDMLRADLLHFEVQQARASEQLIVASHQLELAKKIFLNLLGLPETPVHLTPQQSDEQLPPEPATYRQRPEILTLSAKIMAAEAELTAARGALHPTLDGFAGYHYDRGWETGGDGSSWIAGVQLQYDLYDGGRRTGNIAQKTAQLTELKEHLTKLELAVNLQIQEALLNQRQAAEQRRVTDKMVQLARESAQLNRERFQQGVILVSDLIDSEVRLTDALVRQSAARTNCRTAVALLRQAVGLQQFAPTTEELLESQP